One Lachancea thermotolerans CBS 6340 chromosome F complete sequence DNA window includes the following coding sequences:
- the SEC3 gene encoding GTP-Rho binding exocyst subunit SEC3 (similar to uniprot|P33332 YER008C Saccharomyces cerevisiae SEC3 Non-essential subunit of the exocyst complex (Sec3p Sec5p Sec6p Sec8p Sec10p Sec15p Exo70p Exo84p)), producing the protein MLGKSSPFKKFGHSRGGSTEEQHSRLLHRRTASAGSQQPPVSGHTRNASRSSNTSVNSNFLAEQYERDRRAILNSCFGPEEATGHAQAKTYITHVRIIEDSRFPSSKPPRGSSLANKKKRVLLVSSLTDGGGMQLHKARENNNGSFQIGRTWALKELSCIEADTDQSEGFLLTMGKRYYWETNSAKERTVFIRTLVKVFMEDTGGHVPRLVNWDLSMFYLDESSYHKALIPSASAQAQSTKSATQNSRVVSGQSLNPAAPIKPVKLPPISTSRAPADRQQNQNLSSIGNASPEPQKKDTASKKSDQVPLTPHASSTSNARHSKPLEKSPYSPSKRTVQDLATSEADSPLKHSSEVGSTSVQHVRSNEELRSQTSDASNFLSELNSVLTAPTLDLESAKVSTASHSTQEKNVAASGVAGSSSELSQSLRSTATAAPVHAAASIQNEELRRDGSSDNSFEQNERVMVEGSSQIKKAQPVMSDESDLNDLRDEDFTELYQSASSHEDKGYQDSKRENEETHDLSFEKGDEARYSQNFDSEKSTSHAYHEVTTIREEPPAISSYNENATEPTEMRKVRTDAENQAIMDILDDINWSIDDDSSELLYKLNNKLAETEYNLNRELSSLSRYSANFSSCQDQVFRKCEQLDPTLSFFVMELSTVSRDIEYVENQSNGLQVESANKKLLWKELSDVLSSVSVDESTLNKLIALPLTERNLAMVEGLLRSLHTALKAIRGDEDEERLNLGTMRALKERRQAYDKVTGMFMKRVADETDKKFRNLHHEGLSNEQLANAFSRLLMFSSLVLFCKDTSLETYSNIIEASVHEMEDLLEKRFNPLSESLKLHIRANLQASFFVGKPSDREAAARFENNETTKQFLPQEPTNSGKVDELVSSLLVLENLCITYQNFVGAFFHIGDSIGFEEYTSASPDPNDRIQPLASILPVESDRQSAALKTHLVTRVFQSVFNNFFDDILLTIGSQGSLLLTLCVFMENEAARLKASNQEFLLSTLEKLFGKFAQEWQEYVDSQAGAAERAVFEKGSKSVSPYALGFGIFVGLMEDEMHYLAKLLKSSPERFTESRKLLNASYAQLGNSLVKFLRKGLDGSAQNGMISSTRSSGSNAECVSLLFNSNWLIEVLPTFGNEAFVDCFQGVKEIFDTEKERYAESLLRTTMSHLYSFVEGAYALTDTSKIRSVNPSQWAAYSQQNLSKILERYTSQEITTLIDKLFDYVSRDFQRNGDSFITGRLCDKLWSCIQGQTVSLYLKLYTLIDKHYKGTSVRFTKNEIITAFNKYKAT; encoded by the coding sequence ATGTTAGGCAAGAGTTcgcctttcaaaaagtttggacACAGCAGAGGAGGCTCAACAGAAGAGCAGCATTCGAGGCTTTTGCATCGGAGAACAGCATCCGCTGGAAGCCAGCAACCTCCCGTCTCCGGTCACACAAGAAATGCATCGCGCTCTTCCAACACATCAGTTAACTCTAACTTTCTTGCGGAGCAATATGAACGTGACAGAAGGGCAATTCTAAACAGCTGCTTCGGTCCGGAGGAGGCAACGGGCCATGCGCAAGCCAAGACATACATTACCCATGTGAGAATTATTGAGGACTCGCGTTTTCCTAGTTCAAAACCTCCCAGAGGTTCATCGCTcgccaacaagaagaaaagggtGCTTTTAGTGAGTTCGCTCACAGACGGGGGAGGTATGCAGCTCCACAAGGCTCGCGAAAACAACAATGGCAGCTTTCAAATTGGACGAACCTGGGCactcaaagagctctcttGCATCGAAGCTGATACTGATCAATCTGAAGGATTTTTGCTTACTATGGGCAAACGATACTACTGGGAGACTAACTCAGCTAAGGAAAGGACTGTATTTATCCGGACTCTAGTCAAAGTATTTATGGAAGATACTGGTGGCCATGTTCCTCGACTTGTTAATTGGGATCTATCCATGTTCTATCTCGACGAAAGCAGCTACCACAAAGCGTTGATTCCCTCCGCCAGTGCTCAAGCGCAATCTACAAAATCAGCAACCCAAAACAGCCGAGTTGTTTCTGGGCAAAGCTTAAACCCTGCAGCTCCTATAAAGCCAGTAAAACTTCCCCCGATTTCTACCTCTCGCGCTCCTGCCGACCGCCAGCAAAATCAAAACCTTAGCTCGATCGGCAATGCGTCACCAGAGCCACAAAAGAAAGACACAGCATCAAAGAAGTCGGACCAGGTACCATTAACGCCGCATGCTTCATCGACTTCTAACGCGAGGCACTCCAAGCCATTGGAGAAATCGCCTTATTCCCCCTCAAAACGCACCGTCCAAGACCTTGCGACCTCTGAGGCCGATTCGCCTCTTAAACACTCGAGCGAAGTGGGCTCTACCAGCGTTCAGCATGTTCGTTCAAATGAGGAGCTAAGATCCCAGACATCTGACGCCTCCAATTTCCTTTCAGAATTAAATTCTGTGCTCACAGCACCAACTCTTGACTTGGAGTCAGCGAAAGTTAGCACGGCATCTCACTCAacgcaagaaaaaaatgTTGCAGCATCAGGCGTGGCAGGATCCTCGAGCGAGCTCTCACAGTCACTAAGATCAACCGCTACGGCCGCACCTGTCCATGCTGCCGCTTCAATACAAAACGAGGAGCTCAGAAGAGACGGTTCATCAGATaattcttttgaacaaaatgaaagagTTATGGTAGAAGGCTCTTCGCAGATTAAAAAAGCACAACCAGTTATGTCCGATGAAAGTGACTTGAATGATCTTAGGGATGAAGACTTCACAGAGCTTTACCAGTCTGCTTCTTCTCATGAAGATAAGGGATATCaagattcaaaaagagaaaatgaagaaaccCATGACCTatcatttgaaaaaggtgatGAGGCTCGGTATagccaaaattttgacagcGAAAAATCTACTTCTCACGCATATCATGAGGTCACAACGATTAGAGAGGAGCCACCCGCCATTTCTTCATATAATGAAAATGCAACTGAGCCGACTGAAATGCGAAAAGTTCGCACTGACGCTGAAAACCAAGCGATAATGGACATATTAGACGACATAAACTGGAGTATTGATGATGACTCATCAGAGCTTTTATACAAGCTTAATAATAAGCTAGCAGAGACCGAGTACAACCTTAACCGGGAACTTTCCTCTCTTTCACGGTATAGCGCAAATTTCTCATCGTGTCAAGatcaagtttttcgaaaatgtGAGCAGCTGGATCCCACGCTATCTTTCTTTGTTATGGAACTGTCAACCGTTTCCCGAGACATTGAGTACGTGGAAAATCAATCAAATggtcttcaagttgaaagtgccaacaaaaagttgttaTGGAAGGAGCTTTCTGACGTTTTGAGCTCCGTGTCAGTCGACGAATCAAcgctcaacaagctcatcgctttaCCTCTGACTGAACGGAACCTTGCAATGGTGGAGGGGCTGTTACGTTCATTGCATactgctttgaaagctatAAGAGgagacgaagacgaagagaGGCTTAACTTGGGGACTATGAGGGCTTTAAAAGAAAGACGGCAAGCGTACGATAAGGTGACTGGGATGTTCATGAAACGCGTTGCTGATGAAACAGATAAAAAATTCAGAAATCTCCACCATGAAGGTCTTTCCAACGAACAATTAGCCAATGCCTTTTCCAGGCTATTAATGTTCTCTTCCCTAGTGCTTTTTTGCAAGGATACTTCTCTCGAGACCTATTCGAATATAATTGAGGCTTCTGTACATGAAAtggaagatcttcttgagaaaCGATTCAATCCATTGTCAGAATCCCTAAAGCTGCACATCCGTGCCAATTTACAGgcctctttttttgttggtaAACCCTCTGATCGAGAAGCGGCCGCGCGAttcgaaaacaatgaaaCAACAAAACAGTTTTTACCCCAAGAACCAACGAATTCTGGAAAAGTTGATGAGCTggtctcttctttgcttgttctgGAGAATCTATGTATCACataccaaaattttgtggGAGCATTTTTTCATATCGGGGATAGCATCGGTTTCGAAGAGTACACTTCTGCATCTCCAGACCCTAATGACCGGATCCAGCCTTTGGCTTCTATTTTGCCAGTCGAATCGGATCGTCAATCAGCAGCCCTAAAAACACACCTTGTCACAAGAGTGTTCCAATCCGTGTTCAataatttttttgatgatattCTCCTCACTATTGGATCTCAGGGCTCGCTTTTACTGACCCTTTGTGTATTCATGGAGAACGAAGCTGCTCGTCTGAAAGCTTCCaatcaagaatttttgttATCGacacttgaaaagctgttcGGCAAATTTGCTCAAGAGTGGCAGGAGTACGTTGATAGCCAGGCGGGGGCCGCGGAGagagcagtttttgaaaaaggaagTAAATCGGTTTCTCCATATGCTCTTGGATTCGGGATTTTTGTTGGTTTGATGGAAGACGAAATGCATTACCTGGCCAAGCTTCTAAAGTCATCCCCTGAACGTTTCACAGAGTCGCGAAAACTACTCAATGCGTCTTATGCTCAGCTGGGCAATTCATTGGTCAAATTTTTGCGAAAGGGCTTGGATGGCTCCGCACAAAACGGCATGATCAGTTCTACAAGAAGTTCAGGTAGCAATGCCGAATGTGTTTCTCTGCTTTTCAACTCAAACTGGCTCATCGAGGTGCTGCCGACATTCGGAAACGAGGCCTTTGTAGACTGCTTTCAAggtgtcaaagaaattttCGATACCGAAAAAGAAAGATATGCTGAGAGCCTGTTACGCACCACTATGAGCCACTTGTACAGTTTCGTTGAGGGCGCATACGCGCTCACTGATACTTCAAAGATTCGTTCCGTCAACCCTTCTCAATGGGCAGCTTATAGCCAGCAAAACCTAAGCAAGATCCTTGAAAGGTATACCTCTCAAGAGATTACTACCCTTATTGATAAGCTCTTTGACTACGTGAGCAGAGATTTCCAGAGAAATGGAGACAGTTTCATCACTGGTAGGCTTTGTGATAAGTTGTGGTCTTGTATTCAAGGCCAAACTGTCTCTCTATATCTGAAACTTTACACATTGATAGACAAGCACTATAAGGGCACGTCAGTGAGGTTTACTAAAAATGAGATAATAACAGCCTTTAACAAATACAAAGCCACCTAG
- the AIM21 gene encoding Aim21p (weakly similar to uniprot|P40563 Saccharomyces cerevisiae YIR003W Hypothetical ORF), with translation MQETQDQLEQMKTMISKPAGRKDYSLMQEESVPSTPSGSTVGSLITAVGQNEHNKVRNDEEATSSASPDGTPSTVDEGDVEESNSDISGVNEQNFENELETSLAEGKSWHSAQDLNKSHTEEPIDDPNEDKMSEINLEPSNKGIEKNATVTEKSATILAKELSATTDVKKKCLRAAKPNELPAEEYCNEDLKGAISGLERRTSKPDLETNEIQDAKSLESGIGSSGNVNEVPKQNAKHPMDSCQNLEQSAGTTSAEKEAIRALESQSSGTSQASLAKHKSETNTSIQSSTQETAQAPTVYEELGSEAERSKSHAQAYKNQTDEKEMSGEIIKENPENAIDDASSPSKEYDTPSFAGKPEEGSENLKAPAKDGEPVDSEKKKKNGGTPIEGRPLQSLEGDAPQVPQRPNKRPPPKKPSSKIAAFQAMLKQQQLMDASKTKDKQIDSGNSLLSGKRANITNNLNGIFGLPGMAPGMTPGMVPPQRPPARQQTGSDGGSQSSENQTSSQSAAPSGPQRRARGPKGRKLPAHIANVEKVETSIKTNEIQVLKTWSLKFQKISPTCSEKDSEPLKDIPESGVVSPSNPKSMSELNGVPVESDVICERETDILQNSKNEMNDLEDTNEDNVKEPRQFSIPTHFDLGESDANQEESS, from the coding sequence ATGCAAGAAACCCAAGATCAGTTGGAgcagatgaagacgatgatCTCAAAGCCAGCAGGTAGGAAAGACTATAGCTTAATGCAGGAGGAGTCGGTGCCTTCAACCCCCTCGGGATCTACAGTTGGTAGTTTGATCACCGCAGTGGGGCAAAACGAGCACAACAAGGTTAGGAATGACGAGGAAGCAACATCGAGTGCGTCCCCTGATGGAACGCCGTCTACAGTTGATGAAGGCGACGTTGAGGAATCAAATTCTGACATATCTGGGGTCAACGAACAAAATTTCGAAAACGAGCTAGAGACTTCATTGGCGGAAGGGAAAAGTTGGCACTCCGCTCAAGACCTGAACAAAAGCCATACGGAAGAGCCTATAGATGATCCGAATGAGGACAAGATGTCTGAGATCAACCTTGAACCTTCAAATAAAGGCATAGAGAAAAATGCCACAGTTACTGAAAAATCAGCAACTATTCTGGCTAAAGAGCTGTCTGCTACCACTGATGTGAAGAAAAAATGTCTACGGGCTGCAAAACCAAACGAACTGCCCGCAGAAGAGTACTGCAATGAAGATCTCAAAGGGGCTATAAGCGGATTGGAACGTAGAACAAGTAAACCTGATCTTGAAACAAACGAAATTCAGGATGCCAAAAGTCTTGAGTCTGGGATTGGAAGCTCAGGCAACGTTAATGAAGTCCCAAAGCAGAATGCCAAGCATCCGATGGATAGCTGCCAGAATCTAGAGCAATCCGCTGGTACTACAAGcgctgaaaaagaagcGATACGTGCGCTTGAGTCTCAGAGTAGCGGAACATCTCAAGCCTCGCTCGCGAAACATAAAAGTGAGACCAATACATCAATACAGAGCTCAACCCAAGAAACAGCACAGGCTCCGACAGTAtacgaagagcttggaaGCGAGGCCGAACGTTCAAAATCTCATGCACAAGCCTATAAAAACCAAACTGATGAGAAAGAGATGTCAGGAGAAATAATTAAAGAAAATCCGGAAAATGCCATAGATGATGCTAGCAGTCCCTCGAAGGAGTATGACACCCCAAGTTTCGCGGGAAAGCCAGAAGAGGGAAGcgaaaatttgaaagcACCTGCGAAGGATGGAGAACCAGTCGATagtgagaaaaaaaaaaagaatggaGGTACGCCAATTGAGGGGCGTCCATTACAGAGTTTAGAGGGTGATGCTCCCCAAGTACCACAGAGGCCAAACAAAAGACCTCCCCCGAAGAAGCCTTCGTCCAAAATTGCCGCATTTCAAGCAATGTtaaaacagcagcagttAATGGACGCGTCAAAGACCAAAGACAAACAGATAGATTCCGGAAACTCCCTCTTGAGTGGAAAACGGGCTAACATCACGAACAATTTGAATGGTATTTTTGGGCTTCCCGGAATGGCGCCAGGTATGACACCAGGTATGGTGCCTCCCCAGCGTCCGCCTGCCCGCCAGCAAACAGGCAGTGACGGGGGCTCTCAGAGCTCAGAAAATCAAACAAGCAGTCAGAGCGCTGCACCTTCAGGCCCGCAAAGGAGGGCTCGTGGCCCTAAGGGGAGGAAATTGCCCGCTCACATAgcaaatgttgaaaaagttgaaacTTCAATTAAGACCAATGAAATCCAGGTCCTGAAAACTTGGTCTCTAAAATTCCAGAAAATTTCCCCAACTTGCTCAGAAAAAGATTCTGAACCTTTGAAAGACATTCCTGAAAGTGGGGTTGTCAGTCCCTCTAATCCAAAAAGCATGAGCGAATTAAATGGTGTGCCAGTTGAATCAGACGTCATTTGTGAAAGAGAGACAGATATTCTAcagaattcaaaaaacgAGATGAACGACCTTGAAGATACGAACGAGGACAACGTCAAAGAACCACGCCAGTTCTCAATACCAACGCACTTCGATCTTGGTGAGAGCGACGCTAATCAAGAGGAGAGCTCGTGA
- the MPH1 gene encoding 3'-5' DNA helicase (similar to uniprot|P40562 YIR002C Saccharomyces cerevisiae MPH1 Member of the DEAH family of helicases): MGNETGEDSSDDELETLLGRSCNRTVEQTITRKSLPQQRDLLGRVLPNQKPYYEEIHTKVSFGPTHHDLNTGNLGTYIYPTNYEVREYQFQIVKKALYENLICAIPTGTGKTFIASTVMLNFYRWTKNAKIIFTAPTRPLVAQQIKACLGVTGIPHDDTAILLDKSRKNRGDIWSSKRVFFTTPQVVENDLKRGVLNPKDVACLVIDEAHRARGAYSYVELSKFMDRFNTSYRILALTATPATDLEGVQEVVNNLNISRIELRTEEDADVARYMKVRDKEQVEVGLLPEIEDIIEQLGIAVTPVLKEAVELGIYDDCPPSQINAFVALQKSQKIIANPTIPEGVKWKNFFILQLLGNVGHMLRRLKIYGIRCFYTYFENKYKEFTTKYGMGKSTNKTAASFFYSPILKRMMESCQKLLQDPGFLGHEKLHRAREELIEFFQDCQPTSRVIIFTELRESALEIVKCIDMLGTSTLRPHIFIGQARGKEGFDDGEYAMKHKPKGRKKADRLKRLEQEQLLEEEKKKEKERKRLDRAASRTGTSEEAQVSGMNQKQQKEVLRKFKDGTYNILVCTSIGEEGLDIGEVDLIICYDATSSPIKNIQRMGRTGRKRDGKIVLLLSGNESKKFAQAMEDYSELQRIVSRDTLEYRQSDRIIPKEIEPVCEKKFIMIGEEGDELNNIDDSDDVIRFATQAMLGKLKSKKDKKPKKGKAGKREKQAGKTFFMPDNVDAGIVSASTMVNKFSIDSAGNKVEVLKKEPQTDLRFPVLDDIALDSSESSPVKSEVGLSSQQLSSMQVSSLLTRYKNTADTDITSGFPESPPSLQKRPLESTTPASSSDEGLPPVKAAKTRLPSFSDEGAYDSQIPLTAKSQESAVDAEERVHKNRFNKLDGLLSSQERRYFEENYSALCGVCIEPTPHFHEHTRIGLVPHSDKADRLIRTFQNMNANTKDSIADMSRHKAYASRLEQAAGKDIRETTSLGSPSIIVQDDEIQHVIEKPRDSSDVPKVSQNRYPGADADLADLLDSDFSDI, translated from the coding sequence ATGGGAAATGAAACCGGCGAGGACTCGAGCGATGATGAGCTAGAGACGTTGCTTGGTAGGAGTTGCAATAGAACTGTGGAGCAGACAATTACGCGAAAGAGCTTACCACAGCAAAGGGATCTTTTGGGGCGAGTTCTTCCAAACCAAAAACCATATTATGAAGAAATCCATACCAAGGTTAGTTTTGGACCCACTCACCACGACCTGAACACCGGCAATTTAGGCACTTATATCTACCCTACAAATTACGAGGTCCGTGAGTATCAGTTCCAGATCGTCAAAAAAGCACTGTACGAAAACCTTATATGCGCTATCCCTACAGGTACTGGTAAGACCTTTATAGCCAGCACAGTAATGCTGAACTTTTACAGATGGACGAAGAATGCGAAGATCATCTTCACAGCCCCGACACGACCGCTAGTTGCACAACAAATCAAGGCGTGTCTGGGGGTCACGGGAATTCCACACGATGATACGGCAATCCTTCTAGACAAGTCTCGGAAAAACAGAGGTGATATTTGGTCCTCCAAAAGGGTCTTTTTCACTACGCCCCaggttgttgaaaatgatCTAAAGAGAGGCGTTTTGAATCCTAAAGATGTCGCCTGTCTGGTTATAGACGAAGCGCATAGGGCTAGGGGGGCTTACTCTTATGTTGAACTCAGCAAATTTATGGATCGGTTCAACACATCTTATAGAATTCTCGCTCTTACAGCGACTCCAGCGACTGACCTTGAAGGTGTTCAGGAAGTGGTAAACAATCTGAATATTTCGCGCATCGAGCTCCGAACTGAGGAGGATGCAGACGTTGCAAGGTACATGAAGGTGCGCgacaaagaacaagttgAAGTGGGCTTGCTGCCCGAGATTGAAGATATAATAGAACAGTTGGGAATAGCTGTTACGCCTGTTCTTAAGGAGGCTGTGGAACTTGGGATATATGATGACTGCCCTCCGTCACAGATAAATGCGTTCGTTGCCCTTCAAAAGAGTCAAAAGATAATTGCTAACCCTACAATACCTGAAGGCGTAAAATGGAAAAACTTCTTTATTCTACAGCTTTTGGGCAATGTCGGGCATATGCTCAGAAGATTGAAAATATACGGGATACGATGTTTCTACAcctattttgaaaacaaataCAAAGAATTTACCACGAAATATGGAATGGGGAAATCTACAAATAAAACGGCAGCTTCATTCTTCTACAGTccgattttgaagagaatgaTGGAAAGCtgtcaaaagcttttgcaaGATCCTGGTTTTTTGGGGCATGAGAAACTGCACCGCGCCAGGGAAGAGCTTATTGagttttttcaagactGTCAACCTACTTCTCGAGTTATCATTTTCACAGAGCTTCGGGAATCTGCTTTAGAAATTGTGAAGTGCATCGACATGCTGGGCACAAGCACTTTACGCCCTCACATATTTATCGGGCAGGCCCGAGGTAAAGAGGGGTTTGATGATGGAGAATACGCTATGAAACATAAGCCGAaaggaagaaaaaaggcagACAGACTAAAGCGTTTGGAGCAAGagcaacttcttgaagaggaaaagaagaaggaaaaagAGCGCAAGCGACTTGATAGGGCCGCAAGCAGAACCGGTACATCTGAGGAGGCACAAGTTTCTGGAATGAACCAAAAGCAACAGAAAGAGGTCCTTCGTAAGTTCAAGGATGGTACTTACAACATACTTGTTTGCACATCCATTGGTGAAGAAGGCTTGGACATCGGCGAAGTTGATCTCATAATATGTTATGATGCAACGAGCAGCCCTATAAAGAATATACAACGAATGGGCCGTACGGGCAGAAAGAGGGATGGTAAGATTGTACTATTACTTAGCGGGAACGAAAGTAAGAAGTTTGCTCAGGCCATGGAAGATTACTCAGAGCTGCAAAGAATAGTGAGCCGCGACACTCTTGAGTATCGGCAGTCAGACAGAATTATCCccaaagaaattgaacCCGTTTgcgagaagaagttcatcATGATAGGCGAGGAGGGTGATGAGCTTAATAATATTGATGACTCTGATGACGTTATTCGATTTGCTACTCAGGCCATGCTTGGAAAGCTCAAGTCGaaaaaggacaaaaaaCCGAAGAAAGGGAAAGCTGGCAAAAGAGAGAAGCAGGCAGGCAAGACTTTTTTTATGCCTGATAACGTCGATGCAGGTATTGTCTCTGCTAGCACTATGGTTAACAAATTCTCAATCGACTCAGCAGGGAACAAAGTTGAagtcttgaagaaggagccGCAAACTGATTTAAGGTTTCCGGTGCTTGATGATATAGCTCTTGACTCATCTGAATCTTCCCCTGTCAAATCAGAAGTTGGTTTATCAAGCCAACAGCTTTCTTCAATGCAAGTGAGCTCTCTTTTAACTCGCTATAAAAATACTGCAGACACCGATATTACCTCAGGTTTCCCAGAATCTCCTCCTTCTTTGCAGAAGAGACCTCTTGAGTCTACGACACCGGCTAGTTCATCTGATGAGGGCCTTCCTCCCGTTAAGGCTGCTAAAACACGCCTGCCATCATTCTCTGATGAAGGGGCATATGACTCTCAGATTCCGCTAACTGCCAAAAGTCAGGAAAGTGCAGTTGATGCCGAAGAGCGCGTGCATAAAAACAGATTTAACAAGCTGGACGGACTTCTAAGTTCACAAGAAAGAAGATATTTTGAGGAAAATTACTCGGCGCTGTGCGGGGTCTGTATAGAGCCCACTCCCCACTTTCATGAGCACACTAGGATTGGTCTGGTGCCGCATTCAGACAAAGCGGATCGCCTTATTAGAACCTTCCAAAATATGAACGCAAACACAAAAGACAGTATAGCTGACATGAGCAGGCATAAAGCATACGCTTCCAGACTTGAACAGGCAGCTGGCAAAGACATTAGGGAGACTACATCTCTAGGTTCACCTTCGATCATTGTACAAGATGATGAGATACAACATGTTATCGAAAAACCCCGGGATTCCAGCGACGTGCCTAAAGTTTCGCAAAATCGATATCCCGGGGCAGATGCTGACCTCGCCGATCTGCTGGATTCAGATTTCTCTGACATATAG
- the NTF2 gene encoding Ran GTPase-binding protein NTF2 (highly similar to uniprot|P33331 Saccharomyces cerevisiae YER009W NTF2 Nuclear envelope protein interacts with GDP-bound Gsp1p and with proteins of the nuclear pore to transport Gsp1p into the nucleus where it is an essential player in nucleocytoplasmic transport), with amino-acid sequence MSVDFNTLAQQFTEFYYNQFDTDRTQLGNLYREQSMLTFETTQLQGAKDIVEKLVSLPFQKVAHRISTLDAQPASPNNDVLVMITGELLIDEEQNPQRFSQVFHLMPEGNSYYVFNDIFRLNYAA; translated from the coding sequence ATGTCTGTCGACTTCAACACACTAGCCCAGCAATTCACAGAATTTTACTACAACCAGTTCGACACTGACAGAACTCAGTTGGGCAACTTGTACCGCGAACAGTCCATGTTGACATTTGAAACCACCCAACTTCAGGGTGCTAAGGATATCGTGGAGAAACTGGTATCGCTACCTTTCCAGAAAGTCGCTCATAGAATCAGCACTCTGGACGCGCAACCTGCATCTCCTAACAATGACGTTCTCGTGATGATTACCGGCGAGTTGCTAATCGACGAGGAACAGAACCCTCAGAGATTCTCCCAAGTGTTCCATCTAATGCCAGAGGGCAATTCGTATTACGTTTTCAACGACATTTTCCGTCTGAACTACGCGGCTTGA